One genomic window of Leptotrichia shahii includes the following:
- a CDS encoding redoxin family protein, with product MKKLIVTIVTLLSFGSISFGNTLQGVQLKDINNKPVSLNKYKGKKIYIKMWASWCPICLSGLSEINSLSADKSKNFTVITIASPGQKGEKPTAKFIQWYKGLNYKNTTVLLDEKGEVLKRAKVLGYPSNIILDGNLNIVKTLPGHLTTAQIKGAVK from the coding sequence ATGAAAAAATTAATTGTAACAATTGTAACTTTGTTGAGTTTTGGATCGATTTCATTTGGAAATACATTGCAAGGAGTTCAGTTAAAGGACATTAATAATAAACCTGTTTCCCTTAACAAGTACAAAGGTAAGAAAATATATATTAAAATGTGGGCTTCATGGTGTCCTATCTGTCTTTCGGGATTAAGCGAAATTAATTCTTTAAGTGCAGATAAAAGTAAGAATTTTACAGTTATAACAATTGCTTCTCCGGGACAAAAAGGAGAAAAACCTACAGCTAAATTTATTCAGTGGTATAAAGGGCTTAATTACAAAAATACTACTGTTTTGCTGGACGAAAAGGGAGAAGTGCTAAAAAGGGCAAAAGTTTTGGGATATCCTTCAAACATTATATTGGATGGGAACTTGAATATTGTTAAAACTTTGCCGGGACATCTGACTACTGCACAAATCAAAGGAGCTGTTAAATAA
- a CDS encoding cytochrome c biogenesis protein CcdA — MFNQPLLVGSVFLGGVASFLSPCILPIVPVYLGILSKGKKTVLNTFLFILGLSLTFVSIGFSFSFLTGIFFNDTIKVLAGILVIILGLHQTGILKFNFLEKNKSVNLDLIEKNSSLQAFLLGLTFSLGWTPCVGPILASVLTLAGEKGSAVYGGLMMFIYVLGLATPFVLFSFFSQELLKKVRALNQYTNYFKIFGGFLIIFMGILLIMNKF; from the coding sequence ATGTTTAATCAGCCATTACTGGTAGGAAGCGTATTTTTAGGAGGGGTAGCAAGTTTTCTATCTCCATGTATTCTTCCCATTGTTCCTGTATATTTGGGAATTTTAAGCAAAGGAAAAAAAACTGTGCTTAATACCTTTCTATTTATTTTAGGTCTTTCACTTACTTTTGTAAGCATTGGCTTTAGTTTTAGTTTTCTTACGGGAATTTTCTTTAATGACACTATAAAAGTTTTGGCAGGAATACTTGTAATAATACTGGGATTACATCAGACAGGCATCTTAAAATTTAACTTTTTAGAAAAAAATAAATCTGTAAATTTGGATTTAATTGAGAAAAATTCTTCATTACAGGCTTTTTTGCTAGGATTGACATTTAGTCTAGGGTGGACTCCGTGTGTAGGCCCTATTCTTGCCTCGGTGCTTACTCTTGCAGGCGAAAAAGGATCTGCAGTCTATGGAGGGCTAATGATGTTTATATACGTCTTAGGACTTGCCACTCCATTTGTTCTATTTTCCTTTTTCTCTCAGGAATTGCTAAAAAAAGTACGAGCTTTAAATCAATACACAAACTATTTTAAAATCTTTGGAGGATTTCTAATTATATTTATGGGAATTTTGCTAATAATGAATAAGTTTTAA